CTCGATCCCGGGATTAGGTATTTGGAAGAAGCTACTGGCAAAAATGTATTTGGAATAGTCCCATTCCTAAATGATCTCCGCTTACCAGAAGAAGATTCCTTAGAGTTTAAATCGGGAAGTTTAAGTGATACTTCTCCCTTAGGCGACAGGATAGATATAGTTTTAATCGATACACCTAGGATCTCCAACCACACAGACTTGGATTCTCTTAGGATAGAACCTGATGTAAGAGTAAGGATAGCTTATAGAAAGGAAGAAATTGGAAATCCAGACGTTCTAATCCTTCCAGGAAGTAAAAATGTAATCACAGATCTGAATTACCTGAAAGAATCGGGAATCTCCGATACGATTATAAATTTTTATAAAGAGGAAAAAACAGAAATAATAGGGATTTGCGGAGGATACCAAATGTTGGGAGAATCCGTCCATGATCCATTCCGTATCGAAAGCGACCTAGGCTCCGCGGAAGGTTTAAAACTTATCGGTGTAAAAACAGTATTAGAAAAAGAGAAATTACTGAAACAAACGGAAGGTATCCATGTCCTTTCCGGAAAAAAAGTATCCGGTTATGAAATACATCATGGGAATACGAGAGAAATCTCCGCAAGATCCATATTCCAAAATACTTCCGGGGAAAGTTTAGGTCATCAAGGTCCCTCGGAAAGAGTTTGGGGAACTTATTTGCATGGAGTATTCGACGAAGATGAATTCAGAAGATGGTTCTTAGATAAAATCAGACTCAAAAAAGGACTGAGACCCTTGGGCAAAATCCAAGCCAAATACGAGTTGGAAACAAATCTAGATCGTTTAGCGGACGAGGTCAGAAACTCGGTAAATATGTCGGAAATTTATAGGATATTAGAATTTTAATGAATTCAATTTGGATTCTTCCAGCTTCCCTACTTCTGGACTTGGGTTTCGGAGATCCGCAAGGTTTTCCTCATCCGGTTAGATTCATCGGAAAATTTGCAAGATACATGGAGAAGTTCACAAGGAAATTCATTTTTTCGGAAAGGTTTGCCGGTATCATCACTGCATTTTCAGTATATTCTCTTTCTTTTATATTACCTTGGGTAATTATAAAATTCTCCCGCTACATTCATCCATTTTTAGGAGAATTGGCATCTGTATTTATTATCTATACCAGCATAGCCTTAAAGGACTTATTAGATCATAGCAAAGACGTATATTCTGCACTTCGCGAAAATAATCTTGAAAAAGCCAGATTAATGGTTGGGAAAATTGTAGGAAGGGACACTGCGAACTTAGAAGAGCCGGAGATCGTCAGAGCAGGCTTAGAAAGTGTGGGGGAAAGCCTAGTGGATGGAATTACCGCCCCGCTCTTTTTTGCAGCCTTGGGAGGACCATGTCTTGCCATGCTTTATCGTTCTATCAATACTTTAGATTCGCTATTTGGTTATAAGAATAGTGCATATCTCAAATTCGGTTGGGCTTCTGCAAAAATAGATGATCTAGCAAATTATATTCCTGCGAGATTGACTGCTCCTATACTTTGTTTATCTTCTGCAATATTAGGTTTTTATCCATTAAGGTCTTTTAAAATACTGATCCGGGACGGAAAAAAACATCCGAGTCCTAACTCAGGACTTTGTGAGGCTGCTTTAGCGGGTGCCTTAAAAATCCAGTTGGGAGGAAGGAACTATTATTCTGGAATACCAAGTGAGAAGCCAAAATTGGGAGATCCGGATCGAAAATTAACTCCAAATTTGATCTTAGATGCAAATAAAATTATATTCTTAACTTCTATCGTTTCCTCCGTTCTATTTTTAGGTTTGGGGCAGGCAACTCGTCTGGTGTCTGGGGCCTTCTTCTAATCTTAAACTAATTTTATGAAGAAGGAAGAATATCAACTTTTTCTAATTCGACACGGTGAAACAGAATGGAATTTGGAAAGAAGGTTACAAGGACAGACCGACACTTCTCTTTCAAAATATGGAAAAGAACAAGTGCTCAAGTTAGCTGACAAACTAAAAGATACTGGAATAAAACTTATCCTTAGCAGTGACTTAAAAAGGGCGAAGGAAACTTCAGAACAGATATCTCGAAGTTTAGGAGTAGAGACTATATATCATCCCGGACTAAGAGAAATTCATTTAGGGGAAGCGCAGGGGATCTTAGAATCGGAACTTTCTAGTATATTCGGAGAAGATTCCTATTCCGCCTGGAAAAGTTCGGATCGGATCCACGATCAATTCCGATTTCCTGGAGGAGAAAGTAAGTCGGAAGCGGAATCAAGGATCATTGAAACTATATTAAATTTATTGAAAATGTATGACAAAAAGAATATTGCAATTTGCAGTCATGGATTTGTTCTTTCCAGATTTTATAGGCACTTTTCTTTAAATGAACTTTCCCCTTCTAAACTTGAAAACTGCGAAGTGGCTGAATTATTTCTGTCATTGGAGATTCAGGAAAAAAATTTACACGCTATTAAAATAAATTAGAACGACCTTTTTTAGAACTGATAAAACTTTTTTTATTGAATAAATCATGAACGTTCAAAAGATCGTCTTAACTTTCAGGATGAAGTTGGGTGTAAATCCCACGCTGACCCGCAACTGTGATCGGAAGTTTAAATAGAAAGATAACATCTTTCCGTTTTTATTCCGCAAGCCAGATCTCCCTGCAGACTAAAACCTCGAGGTTAGGTATGTTAGCATTCCCGCCAAGCACGTCCGTGCATCGCGAAGGGCCCCGGAAGTTAAAAATCGGGGCTCCGAGACCAGGACAAATCATTAATTTTGTACATTAAGGAATTAATATATTCTTATTTTGACATAAATTAGACTAACATTTGTTAGTTTATTCCTGTTTCGGAAGTTTTCCAAAGAAAACGGACGAAAAAATGAAACAAAACAATCTTCGGATTGCCGCTATAGGCATATCCTTATCGTACATTATGTGTGCGATATTCTTCCCTATCCTTTCTCAGGACGAAGAGACAAAGCCGACTAACGGAAAAGAAAGAACTGAAGCTGAAAAATTAGAGCTTAAAAGAAAAATCTCGGAATACAAACCCGATGCGATTGTGATCAGGGATAGAAGATCTAACTTAATCGGTATCGCTTCTTCTGCAAGTGAAGGTGTGGTAGGCTCCGATCAGATCAAAACAAGACCGATTATGAGGCAAGGTGAAGTCGCAGAGTTAATCCCCGGTGTGATCGTAACCCAACATAGTGGCGGAGGAAAGGCAAACCAGTTCTTTCTAAGAGGTTTTAACTTGGATCATGGAACAGATCTCGCTTCTAACGTAGACGGAATGCCTGTCAATAACGTTAGTCACGCACATGGACAAGGTTATACGGATCTAAACTTTCTTATACCCGAACTTGTTGAACAAATGCAATACAAAAAAGGTGTCTATTACGCAGACCAAGGAGATTTTGCGTCCGCTGGAGCATTTAATATTTCGTATTATAAAAGTTTAACAAAGGGAATTGCTAATGTGGAAGGAGGAACCTTGGGTTATGCGAGGACTCTGATCGCAAAGTCCCATAAAGTAGGTCCTGGAAATCTTTTATATGCATTCGAAGCTTCTCATAATGATGGCCCTTGGGTAATTTCCGATAACTTCAGAAGAGTGAACGGAGTCACAAGTTACTCTGTAGGAGATAAACAAAAAGGGTTCAGTATCAGTCTTATGGGTTATAGAGGAAGTTGGCATTCTACTGGCCAAGCACCCAAAAGAGCTCTTAGGATGGGCGATTCCTGGCTGGATCCTGATTCAGGGCTGAGTAGATTCGAAAGTGTAGATCATAACGATGGAGGATGGTCGAATCGTGCCAGCGTCAATTTCGAAGCCCATCGTTTGGAAAAAGGATACGAAGCAAAAACACAGTTTTACGGAATATATTACGATTTACGATTATTTGCCAACTTCACTTATTATTTGGACGATCACGAAAGAGGAGACCAGCACGAACAAGTAGATCGAAGAACGATTGCCGGTAGTAAATCTAGCTATAAGGATATCAGCGAATTCTGGGGGATCCGTATGGAGAATACGATCGGACTTCAGATCAGAAGAGATTTTATCCAAAACGGTCTTTTTCACACTGAAAAAAGAGCAAGATTAGAAACTGTACGAGAGGACGGGATCGTACAGCTTAGTTCCGGAATATATTATGAAAATAAGATACAATGGTCCAAAAAATTCAGAACAGTATTCGGAGTAAGAGGCGATTATTATAAATTTAACGTAGACGACTGGGGAAGCAGGGAAAAATCAGAAAGAACTGCAAGTATCTATAGCCCCAAAGGAAGTATCATCATAGGCCCCTGGTTCAAGACGGAGTTTTATATAAGTGGAGGATATGGATTCCATAGTAACGATGCAAGAGGCGTGGTCCAAAAGACGGATCCGGCAGATCCATTAGTCCAAACAAGAGGTGGAGAAGTAGGACTCAGAACTGAACCGGTCCACGGTTGGCAATCCACATTCTCCGTTTGGCAATTGGATATGAATTCTGAACTATTGTTTACTGGAGATAATGGAACTACCGAAGCAAGTAGACCAAGTACAAGAAGAGGATTCGAATGGGCGAATTATTATTCTTACAACTCTTGGCTTATGATAGATGCGGACTTCGCCACTTCTAAGTCCAGGTTCAGAGATGATGACCCTTCCGGTAATTATATTCCAGGATCCATACGCCATACATTAGCGTCCGGAATCACTTTAAGAAATCCTGATGGTTTTTTCGGATCACTTAGGGTGAGATACTTCGGGAATCGTTCCCTGATCGAGGATAATACTGTCCGTTCTCCCGCGACGACTACCGTGAATTTCCAATTCGGAAGGAACTTCGGAGAAGATTTAAGTGTCGTCTTTGAAGTATTCAATTTATTGAATACACATGTAAGTGATATAGATTATTATTATGCGTCCAGATTAAAGAATGAACCTGTCGGCCCGAATGAAGGTGGATACAATGATATACATACTCACCCTGCCCAGCCTAGATCGATACGACTTTCAATAAGGTCGTCTTTTTAAGGATCTATTTTTTGACGTAATCCCGTATAACTAATATACGATCCACATCCACTTCTTTATTTTTAGGAACGGACTTAGTAAACGTAAACACTTCAGTGCTTAGTCCGTTTTTAGAAAGCAAGAGTCCGTGAGAAGGAAATGATTCAGGAGAAATTTTTTCCGATAGATGATTGTCCAATTCGAAACTTTCAGTGTCCGGAAGATTTTTCATGCTCAACACTTCGCCGAGAGGTTTTCCAATAGCATCCGATTCTAACCAACCGGTAAGTTTTTCCGCCGATAAATTCATAAAAGAGATCTGCCCCTTAGAATCGAATGCGATCACTCCTTCC
This genomic window from Leptospira neocaledonica contains:
- the cbiB gene encoding adenosylcobinamide-phosphate synthase CbiB; protein product: MNSIWILPASLLLDLGFGDPQGFPHPVRFIGKFARYMEKFTRKFIFSERFAGIITAFSVYSLSFILPWVIIKFSRYIHPFLGELASVFIIYTSIALKDLLDHSKDVYSALRENNLEKARLMVGKIVGRDTANLEEPEIVRAGLESVGESLVDGITAPLFFAALGGPCLAMLYRSINTLDSLFGYKNSAYLKFGWASAKIDDLANYIPARLTAPILCLSSAILGFYPLRSFKILIRDGKKHPSPNSGLCEAALAGALKIQLGGRNYYSGIPSEKPKLGDPDRKLTPNLILDANKIIFLTSIVSSVLFLGLGQATRLVSGAFF
- a CDS encoding histidine phosphatase family protein; translated protein: MKKEEYQLFLIRHGETEWNLERRLQGQTDTSLSKYGKEQVLKLADKLKDTGIKLILSSDLKRAKETSEQISRSLGVETIYHPGLREIHLGEAQGILESELSSIFGEDSYSAWKSSDRIHDQFRFPGGESKSEAESRIIETILNLLKMYDKKNIAICSHGFVLSRFYRHFSLNELSPSKLENCEVAELFLSLEIQEKNLHAIKIN
- a CDS encoding TonB-dependent receptor; protein product: MKQNNLRIAAIGISLSYIMCAIFFPILSQDEETKPTNGKERTEAEKLELKRKISEYKPDAIVIRDRRSNLIGIASSASEGVVGSDQIKTRPIMRQGEVAELIPGVIVTQHSGGGKANQFFLRGFNLDHGTDLASNVDGMPVNNVSHAHGQGYTDLNFLIPELVEQMQYKKGVYYADQGDFASAGAFNISYYKSLTKGIANVEGGTLGYARTLIAKSHKVGPGNLLYAFEASHNDGPWVISDNFRRVNGVTSYSVGDKQKGFSISLMGYRGSWHSTGQAPKRALRMGDSWLDPDSGLSRFESVDHNDGGWSNRASVNFEAHRLEKGYEAKTQFYGIYYDLRLFANFTYYLDDHERGDQHEQVDRRTIAGSKSSYKDISEFWGIRMENTIGLQIRRDFIQNGLFHTEKRARLETVREDGIVQLSSGIYYENKIQWSKKFRTVFGVRGDYYKFNVDDWGSREKSERTASIYSPKGSIIIGPWFKTEFYISGGYGFHSNDARGVVQKTDPADPLVQTRGGEVGLRTEPVHGWQSTFSVWQLDMNSELLFTGDNGTTEASRPSTRRGFEWANYYSYNSWLMIDADFATSKSRFRDDDPSGNYIPGSIRHTLASGITLRNPDGFFGSLRVRYFGNRSLIEDNTVRSPATTTVNFQFGRNFGEDLSVVFEVFNLLNTHVSDIDYYYASRLKNEPVGPNEGGYNDIHTHPAQPRSIRLSIRSSF